One genomic window of Gavia stellata isolate bGavSte3 chromosome 7, bGavSte3.hap2, whole genome shotgun sequence includes the following:
- the NKX2-1 gene encoding homeobox protein Nkx-2.1 produces the protein MLHALSSWRSNCACAAEGRRIMSMSPKHTTPFSVSDILSPLEESYKKVGMEGSNLGAPLSAYRQSQVSQPAMQQHPMGHNGTVTAAYHMTAAGVPQLSHATMGGYCNGNLGNMSELPPYQDTMRNSASATGWYGTNPDPRFSSISRFMAPSSGMNMGGMGSLGSLGDVSKSMAPLQSTPRRKRRVLFSQAQVYELERRFKQQKYLSAPEREHLASMIHLTPTQVKIWFQNHRYKMKRQAKDKAAQQQMQQENGSCQQQQSPRRVAVPVLVKDGKPCQAGSNTPTAAIQSHQQQAATTITVATNGNSLGQHQSHQTNSAGQSPDMGQHSASPSSLQSQVSSLSHLNSSTSDYGTAMSCSTLLYGRTW, from the exons ATGCTCCACGccctgagcagctggaggagcaacTGTGCGTGCGCTGCGGAAGG ccgCCGAATCATGTCGATGAGCCCAAAGCATACGACTCCTTTCTCAGTGTCTGACATCTTGAGTCCTTTGGAGGAAAGCTACAAGAAAGTGGGCATGGAGGGCAGTAACTTGGGGGCTCCCTTGTCAGCCTACAGACAGTCTCAGGTTTCTCAGCCGGCCATGCAGCAGCACCCCATGGGCCACAACGGAACAGTGACTGCCGCCTACCATATGACAGCGGCAGGGGTCCCCCAGCTCTCCCATGCTACGATGGGGGGCTACTGCAATGGGAACCTGGGCAACATGAGCGAGCTCCCGCCTTACCAGGACACCATGCGGAACAGCGCTTCGGCGACAGGATGGTACGGCACCAACCCGGACCCCCGCTTCTCCTCAA TCTCCCGCTTCATGGCGCCGTCCTCGGGCATGAACATGGGCGGCATGGGCAGCCTCGGCTCCCTGGGGGACGTGAGCAAGAGCATGGCCCCGCTCCAGAGCACGCCGCGGAGGAAACGGCGGGTCCTTTTTTCCCAGGCCCAGGTTTACGAGCTGGAGAGACGTTTCAAGCAGCAGAAATACCTCTCCGCCCCGGAGAGGGAACATTTAGCCAGCATGATACATCTCACCCCGACTCAGGTCAAAATCTGGTTCCAGAACCACCGCTACAAGATGAAACGCCAGGCCAAAGACAAGGCTGCGCAGCAGCAGATGCAACAGGAGAACGGCtcttgccagcagcagcagtctcccaGAAGGGTGGCGGTGCCAGTGCTTGTAAAGGATGGCAAGCCCTGCCAAGCAGGCTCCAACACACCCACAGCAGCTATCCAGAGCCATCAGCAGCAGGCAGCGACAACGATCACAGTGGCTACCAATGGCAACAGCCTCGGACAGCATCAGAGCCACCAGACAAACAGTGCGGGGCAGTCTCCAGACATGGGACAGCACTCGGCCAGCCcttcctctctgcagagccaAGTCTCCAGTTTGTCTCACCTAAACTCTTCTACTTCTGACTATGGCACTGCCATGTCTTGCTCCACCTTGCTATACGGTAGGACCTGGTGA